The Anaerohalosphaeraceae bacterium genome has a window encoding:
- a CDS encoding phosphoglycerate kinase, translated as MAKKTVADIDVRGKKVLMRVDFNVPLDKKTGKITNDARIQGALPTIQHVLKNGGSVILMSHLGRPEGEYDPAYSLAPVAKRLGELLGKEVIFTKDCVGPEVKEKAAKLKPGDVMLLENVRFHKEEVIKDKAAKEDPQLRKAKDDFARQLAELGDVYVDDAFGTAHRDNASMYTVPMMMEGKPRVIGFLIEKELKYLGETIQNPERPFAAILGGAKVSDKIGVIENLMKKVDRILIGGAMAYTFAKALGRRVGASLCETDFVEKADALMKEAEKIGCELVLPVDTVVAKEFKAGAEHKVVEGDIEDGWQGMDIGPKTCALFASKLQGVKTIVWNGPMGVFEMPPFDAGTKAVAEAVAKATQQGARSIIGGGDSASAIVNMGLENQVSHISTGGGASLEFLEGKKFKCLEILDEK; from the coding sequence ATGGCAAAAAAAACAGTGGCGGATATTGATGTACGAGGCAAAAAGGTCCTGATGCGGGTGGATTTCAATGTCCCGCTGGACAAAAAGACAGGCAAGATTACCAACGATGCGCGGATTCAGGGGGCACTTCCGACGATTCAGCACGTTCTGAAAAACGGCGGCAGTGTGATTCTGATGAGTCATCTGGGCCGGCCGGAGGGTGAATATGACCCCGCATACTCGCTGGCGCCTGTAGCCAAACGGCTCGGTGAGCTGCTCGGCAAAGAGGTGATTTTCACGAAGGACTGCGTCGGTCCTGAAGTCAAAGAGAAAGCCGCCAAACTGAAGCCCGGTGATGTGATGCTGCTGGAGAATGTCCGGTTTCATAAAGAGGAAGTCATCAAAGACAAGGCTGCCAAGGAAGACCCCCAGCTTCGCAAGGCCAAGGACGATTTTGCCCGTCAATTGGCGGAACTGGGCGATGTGTACGTGGACGATGCGTTCGGAACGGCACATCGGGACAACGCCTCGATGTACACGGTTCCGATGATGATGGAAGGCAAGCCGCGGGTTATCGGCTTCCTGATTGAGAAAGAACTGAAGTATCTGGGCGAAACCATCCAGAATCCGGAGCGGCCCTTTGCGGCGATTTTGGGCGGGGCCAAGGTCTCCGACAAGATTGGTGTGATTGAGAATCTGATGAAAAAGGTGGACCGGATTCTGATCGGCGGGGCGATGGCTTATACCTTTGCCAAGGCCCTCGGCCGGCGCGTCGGTGCCAGTCTGTGCGAGACGGATTTTGTGGAAAAGGCCGATGCACTGATGAAGGAAGCCGAGAAAATCGGCTGCGAACTGGTGCTGCCGGTTGATACGGTTGTGGCCAAAGAATTCAAGGCCGGCGCCGAGCACAAAGTTGTCGAAGGGGATATTGAGGACGGCTGGCAGGGGATGGATATCGGCCCCAAGACCTGCGCGCTGTTTGCCTCCAAACTTCAGGGGGTCAAGACGATTGTCTGGAACGGCCCGATGGGGGTCTTTGAGATGCCTCCGTTTGACGCCGGCACCAAGGCGGTGGCCGAAGCCGTAGCCAAGGCCACCCAGCAGGGCGCCCGCAGCATTATCGGCGGCGGCGACAGCGCCAGTGCCATTGTCAATATGGGACTGGAAAATCAGGTCAGCCATATCTCCACCGGCGGCGGCGCCAGTCTGGAGTTTCTCGAGGGCAAGAAGTTCAAGTGCCTGGAGATTCTGGACGAGAAGTAG
- the accD gene encoding acetyl-CoA carboxylase, carboxyltransferase subunit beta has product MAKEKKKKGWNGFSLRPRKEMPEGLWLACPGCSQMLFRKTVEENLHVCPECNYHFRIDGPTRIAQLADEGSFEELGAELASSDPLKFTWGQQKYQDRLRVDPTDSRTHEAMLAGKAFIKGRPVMLAAMNFSFLGGSMGMVVGEKFCRAVDRAIEEKLPLVVVSCSGGARMHEGVVALQQMAKTSAALARFDEAGGLYISLLTDPTTGGVAASFSMLGDVIIAEPGALIGFTGPRVIQQTIKIELPEGFQRSEFLLEHGFIDMIVHRKDLRSEISRLIDYCEK; this is encoded by the coding sequence ATGGCCAAAGAAAAGAAAAAAAAGGGATGGAACGGTTTTTCACTCCGTCCGCGAAAGGAAATGCCGGAAGGGCTCTGGCTGGCCTGTCCCGGATGCAGTCAGATGCTCTTTCGAAAGACGGTGGAGGAAAACCTCCATGTCTGCCCGGAGTGCAATTACCACTTCAGGATTGACGGTCCGACCCGGATTGCCCAGCTGGCGGACGAAGGAAGCTTTGAGGAACTGGGGGCGGAGCTGGCCAGCAGCGACCCGCTCAAGTTTACCTGGGGCCAGCAGAAATATCAGGACCGTCTTCGTGTGGACCCGACGGACAGCAGGACCCATGAAGCGATGCTGGCGGGCAAGGCCTTCATCAAGGGCCGGCCGGTGATGCTGGCGGCGATGAATTTCAGCTTTCTCGGCGGCTCGATGGGGATGGTCGTCGGGGAGAAGTTCTGCCGTGCTGTGGACCGAGCCATTGAAGAAAAGCTGCCGCTGGTGGTGGTCAGCTGCTCCGGCGGCGCCCGCATGCACGAAGGGGTGGTGGCCCTTCAGCAGATGGCCAAGACCAGCGCCGCCCTGGCCCGCTTTGATGAAGCCGGCGGTCTTTATATTTCCCTTCTGACCGACCCGACCACCGGCGGAGTGGCCGCCAGTTTCTCCATGCTCGGCGATGTGATTATCGCCGAACCGGGAGCGCTGATTGGGTTTACCGGCCCCCGCGTCATCCAGCAGACCATCAAAATTGAGCTGCCCGAGGGATTCCAGCGTTCGGAGTTTCTGCTCGAGCACGGTTTTATCGACATGATTGTTCATCGAAAAGACCTCCGCAGCGAAATCAGCCGACTGATCGACTACTGCGAGAAGTAA
- the rpe gene encoding ribulose-phosphate 3-epimerase yields MAGRLPKPGTIEVAPSILSADFANLASEIRQVTDAGVRIVHIDVMDGHFVPNLTIGPPVVKWIRRCTQAILDVHLMITDPQRYAKRFVEAGADHITFHIETVREPVRMIEELRRMGVTVGVTLNPATAVDSILDVVPLCDMVLVMTVEPGFGGQEFMDAAARKCIPLREKFGDSVRIEVDGGINPHTAPIVVGYGADTLVAGQAVFGEPNRPEAVRNILQAALCGKR; encoded by the coding sequence GTGGCAGGACGACTTCCAAAGCCCGGAACCATCGAGGTGGCCCCCTCTATTTTGAGTGCTGATTTTGCCAATCTTGCCTCGGAGATTCGGCAGGTTACGGATGCGGGGGTCCGCATCGTGCATATTGATGTGATGGACGGCCATTTTGTGCCGAATCTGACCATCGGACCGCCGGTGGTCAAATGGATTCGCCGCTGCACCCAGGCGATTCTGGATGTTCATCTGATGATTACGGACCCGCAGCGGTATGCCAAGCGTTTTGTGGAAGCGGGGGCCGACCATATCACATTTCATATTGAAACAGTTCGGGAGCCGGTTCGGATGATTGAGGAGCTTCGCCGGATGGGTGTGACGGTCGGTGTGACGCTGAACCCGGCAACGGCGGTTGATTCGATTCTGGATGTAGTTCCTCTGTGTGATATGGTTTTGGTGATGACGGTGGAGCCGGGCTTCGGCGGTCAGGAGTTTATGGATGCGGCGGCCCGAAAATGTATCCCGCTGCGGGAGAAGTTCGGGGATTCGGTCCGAATTGAAGTGGACGGCGGCATCAATCCCCACACTGCCCCCATTGTGGTTGGGTATGGAGCGGATACCTTAGTGGCCGGCCAAGCCGTTTTCGGAGAGCCGAACCGTCCGGAGGCCGTCCGAAACATTCTGCAGGCTGCACTATGCGGGAAACGATGA
- the gap gene encoding type I glyceraldehyde-3-phosphate dehydrogenase yields the protein MAIKVAINGFGRIGRLVFRALVEQNLLGSTFDVVAVGDIVPADNLAYLLKFDSVQGKFNAQIDSKKSSPDKADDDVLIVNGKEIKVVSAKTPAELPWAQMGVQLVVEATGLFTAAEKAQGHITAGAKKVLITAPAKGEDITIVMGVNDDKYDPAKHHIISNASCTTNCLAPVVYVILKEGIGLAEGLMTTVHAYTATQRTVDGPSKKDWKGGRAAAQNIIPSTTGAAKAVGLVLPEVKGKLTGMAFRIPVPTVSVVDLTFRTVRETSLDEIKAAMKKASETYLKGILGYTEEEVVSSDFIHDPRSSIFDAGASVELNKNFFKLVSWYDNEWGYSCRTVDLMVKMAKSL from the coding sequence ATGGCGATAAAGGTCGCAATTAATGGATTTGGCCGGATCGGCCGGCTTGTTTTCCGGGCTTTGGTGGAGCAGAACCTGCTGGGGTCAACGTTTGATGTGGTGGCCGTCGGGGATATTGTACCGGCCGACAATCTGGCGTATCTGCTCAAGTTTGATTCGGTTCAGGGCAAGTTCAACGCCCAGATTGATTCGAAGAAGTCCTCGCCGGACAAGGCCGATGATGACGTTCTGATTGTCAACGGCAAGGAAATCAAAGTCGTCAGTGCCAAGACGCCGGCCGAGCTGCCCTGGGCGCAGATGGGCGTTCAGCTGGTCGTGGAGGCAACGGGCTTATTCACCGCGGCGGAAAAGGCGCAGGGCCACATTACCGCCGGTGCCAAGAAGGTGCTGATTACCGCTCCGGCCAAGGGTGAGGACATTACGATTGTGATGGGAGTCAATGACGACAAGTATGACCCCGCCAAGCACCATATCATTTCGAACGCCTCCTGCACAACCAACTGTCTGGCGCCGGTGGTGTATGTGATTCTCAAGGAAGGCATCGGGCTGGCGGAAGGCCTGATGACGACGGTTCATGCCTATACAGCCACGCAGAGAACGGTGGACGGCCCCTCCAAGAAGGACTGGAAGGGCGGACGGGCCGCGGCTCAGAACATTATCCCGTCCACAACCGGTGCCGCCAAGGCCGTCGGTCTGGTTCTGCCGGAAGTCAAGGGCAAACTGACCGGTATGGCGTTCCGGATTCCTGTGCCCACAGTGTCCGTTGTGGACCTGACGTTCCGGACCGTTCGGGAAACATCGCTGGATGAGATTAAGGCCGCGATGAAGAAGGCCAGCGAAACCTATCTGAAGGGCATTCTCGGCTATACGGAAGAAGAAGTGGTTTCCAGCGACTTTATTCACGACCCGCGTTCGTCGATTTTTGATGCCGGCGCCTCGGTGGAACTGAACAAGAATTTCTTCAAGCTGGTCAGCTGGTACGACAACGAATGGGGTTATTCCTGCCGCACGGTGGACTTGATGGTCAAGATGGCCAAGAGTCTTTAA